A region of Melitaea cinxia chromosome 15, ilMelCinx1.1, whole genome shotgun sequence DNA encodes the following proteins:
- the LOC123660728 gene encoding arginyl-tRNA--protein transferase 1, translating to MMKRSIIEYYSEHDGYKCGYCKKPNSNYNHGLWAHTMTVTDYQDLIDRGWRRSGKYCYKPILDVICCPMYTIRCRALEFKTSKSQKKVLKRVNKFLIGQDELSSENKLSSKSNEDMAVDDEGREQFVETTRAPQLGIAADVDLSFIEDEIDLKNNETVTTSTQEAHTSNETKEDKSTTEVDAVQEHSKKNQSKVAGPDPTKAPCKKAKQIRRERMLEKLKNKGVDINTLDNSSKNKEKQIEDFINELSNDVKRKLEIKLVRTTPPSAEWLATSKETHEVYVKYQTVIHGDKPEKCTESKFHDFLVNSPLLEEYSELGPSCGYGSFHQQYWLDGKIIAVGVLDILPKCISSVYFFYDPAYKNLTLGTYGALREIAFTRHLHNTCPNLKYYYMGFYIHSCCKMRYKGNFHPSDLLCPETYNWFPIKYCIPKLEITPYSRFDPDIDNVDKDFPNSSDIKYIPVLSKGEVMHYKLYRRRFSEKNEKFEEIQEYARLVGAKVAKSLIMVR from the exons atgatGAAACGTAGTATAATTGAGTACTATTCTGAACATGACGGTTATAAATGTGGATACTGTAAGAAACCAAACAGTAATTATAACCATG GGTTATGGGCTCATACGATGACCGTTACTGATTATCAAGATCTTATAGACAGAGGATGGAGGCGGTCTGGAAAGTATTGCTATAAACCGATTTTAGATGTGATCTGCTGTCCCATGTATACCATTCG TTGTAGAGCTTTAGAATTTAAAACATCCAAGTCCcagaaaaaagtattaaaaagagTTAATAAATTCTTGATCGGACAAGATGAACTATCtagtgaaaataaattaagttctAAGAGTAATGAAGATATGGCTGTAGATGATGAGGGCAGAGAACAGTTTGTGGAAACTACGAGAGCCCCTCAGCTAGGGATTGCTGCTGATGTAGATTTATCATTTATAGAAGATGAAATCGATTTGAAGAATAATGAAACAg tAACTACGTCCACTCAGGAAGCTCACACAAGTAATGAAACAAAAGAAg ATAAATCAACAACAGAAGTGGATGCAGTTCAGgaacatagtaaaaaaaatcaaagtaaag ttgctGGTCCGGATCCAACAAAAGCCCCATGCAAAAAAGCAAAGCAAATAAGACGCGAAAGAATgttagaaaaactaaaaaataaaggtGTTGATATTAACACTTTAGACAATAGCAGTAAGAACAAGGAAAAACAGATTGaagattttattaatgaattgtCCAATGACGTAAAAAGGAAACTTGAG ATTAAATTAGTAAGGACAACACCACCTAGTGCTGAGTGGCTGGCTACGTCCAAAGAAACACACGAGGTCTATGTGAAATATCAGACAGTGATACATGGTGATAAGCCTGAAAAGTGTACTGAGTCCAAATTTCACGACTTTTTAGTTAATAGCCCGTTATtg GAAGAATATTCAGAATTGGGTCCTTCGTGTGGTTATGGATCATTTCATCAACAATACTGGCTGGATGGAAAAATAATAGCAGTTGGAGTATTGGACATACTACCGAAGTGTATATCAtctgtttatttcttttacGATCCAGCTTATAAAAATCTAACACTGGGGACATATGGTGCTTTGAG AGAAATAGCATTCACGAGGCATTTGCATAACACCTGTCCGAACCTTAAATACTACTATATGGGATTCTACATACACTCTTGCTGTAAGATGAGGTATAAGGGAAATTTCCATCCATCTGATCTACTATGTCCAGAGACATACAATTGGTTTCccattaaatattgtataccAAAGTTAGAAATAACACCATATTCGAGATTTGACCCTGATATAGATAATGTTGATAAAGATTTCCCTAACAGCAgcgatattaaatatattccaGTGTTATCAAAGGGAGAAGTTAtgcattacaaattatatagacGAAGATTCAGcgagaaaaatgaaaaatttgaaGAAATACAGGAATATGCGAGGCTTGTTGGTGCTAAAGTGGCTAAAAGTCTAATTATGGTACGatag
- the LOC123660417 gene encoding sialin-like, which translates to MIFIGYFLIYIVRYNLSVHIVDMIEIPLRHFNVYYNETERRTISLTRSGNIIDIIHWNEIKIALLLAAYHIGYCICFPIFHNIGDTFGPMWVVGVAGLTSGVLNCLTPASAYYNFWLFFIVRILIGFCAGAMLPSMVQVLRHWVPPTERHHFMWAYCGITTGTCCTFLICAAVQYYFRWFVGFYISGTLQIIWAGAWIFLVTDNPTKHSFISKEELSYLITAIGTVFNIKLTNSQAPWKLILKSVPFWAICILNFGYAWMIISVCIHGPLYYTVILKYSAYEASALTALPFLLRLIFGTIIIQTYHWYKHSSKIKRIKYIRKYFIVVSHVLPGLLVSTTWFFPNNPGPILLTTAIALTAAGMDLTLDICYELSPNYVNSINTVIKIIGNVPGIIISLCVGEVTHKYSGLVWKYVWSFHGTVLLLSGLFFLVWGETNVQEWNEIRRKPRRKRHLVIRPSIMSNIIEVEESDETSYRSSIPQRLRNFKSLKFQPNETKNRM; encoded by the exons ATGATATTTATAGGCTACTTTCTAATCTATATAGTCCGTTACAATCTTAGCGTTCACATTGTTGATATGATTGAGATACCTCTGCgacattttaatgtttattataatgaaacggaACGTCGTACTATTTCACTTACAAGATCTGGG AACATTATTGATATAATACAttggaatgaaataaaaattgcgtTGTTACTTGCGGCATACCACATAGGATATTGTATATGCTTTccaatatttcataatattggTGATac ATTCGGACCAATGTGGGTTGTCGGTGTAGCGGGGTTAACTTCAGGTGTGTTGAACTGTCTGACTCCAGCATCTGCTTATTATAACTTCTGGTTGTTTTTTATTGTACGCATTTTAATCGGATTTTGTGCG GGTGCTATGTTGCCAAGCATGGTGCAAGTGCTTAGGCATTGGGTACCACCGACTGAAAGGCATCATTTTATGTGGGCTTATTGCG GCATTACAACAGGGACGTGTTGTACTTTCCTTATTTGTGCCGCCGTGCAATATTATTTTAGGTGGTTTGTAGGATTTTACATTTCCGGAACATTGCAAATAATTTGGGCTGGTGCTTGGATATTTTTAGTCACGGATAACCCAACGAAACATTCTTTTATATCTAAAGAAGAATTGTCATATTTAATAACGGCAATTGGAACAGTCTTTAATATAAAG TTAACAAACTCGCAAGCTCCGtggaaattgattttaaaatctgTTCCATTTTGGGCTATTTGTATTCTCAACTTTGGTTACGCTTGGATGATCATATCAGTGTGTATACATGGACCTCTTTACTATACTGTTATCCTTAAATACAGTGCTTATGAA gcCTCAGCGTTAACAGCGTTACCTTTTCTTTTAAGATTGATATTCGgaacaattattattcaaacaTATCACTGGTATAAACAtagttcaaaaattaaaagaattaaatatatacgGAAGTATTTTATAGTTGTTT CTCACGTATTACCGGGACTTTTGGTATCGACGACGTGGTTCTTTCCGAATAACCCTGGCCCTATTTTGTTGACCACAGCTATTGCCCTTACCGCAGCTGGAATGGATCTTACTTTAGATATTTGttac GAACTATCGCCTAATTatgtaaattcaattaataCTGTGATTAAAATAATAGGAAATGTGCCTGGAATTATTATTTCACTGTGCGTTGGAGAAGTTACTCATAAA TACTCTGGTCTTGTGTGGAAATATGTGTGGAGTTTTCACGGTACAGTACTGCTGTTGAGCGGACTGTTCTTTCTTGTTTGGGGAGAAACAAACGTTCAAGAATGGAATGAAATACGACGAAA GCCACGGCGGAAAAGACATCTCGTAATTAGACCCTCTATTATGTCAAACATAATTGAAGTGGAAGAGAGTGATGAGACTTC gtATCGCTCTTCAATTCCTCAGCGACTGAGAAATTTTAAATCGTTAAAATTTCAaccaaatgaaacaaaaaatagaatgtaa